The DNA sequence atatatatatatatatatatatatatatatataatataatttcaaGCCTCTAAAGAATTGTTAGAATTTTGCTTAGTTGTGTTAAGTAGTTGAAAAATTGATAAAGTATGTTGTCAACAGATCTATTTTGGTATGTAATATCAACTCATTTTCTGGAGTTGTGATCTTTATGAAACTTATTGTTCTCTTTCGTATGCTTAAATTTGTATGTGTGAATATGTTTCTCTGTATTTTTTAATAAAGCATGGTTATTATATATAGACATGTGCTttgtttggtatatatatatatatatattattttcttacaagttatTAAAATGTATGCAATAATTTAAATAATGAACCCAAGAATCatttaaaaaatgtattttttttcaagcgtgttataattttatatttaaatatctcatataaaaagatatttttaagtgAAATAAGTTAAaggtacttttttatttatttatcatgtgaaaatatatatttaaaaaaattaaaaatataaatttgatcTTCTCAAAAGAAATTATAatgatttttttagtaattttacttttattattagaaatttaccaactacactaaaaagtaagtaaaaaaatatttttcattcttttttttcgatttagTCATGCCTAAACAAATACTTAGTTGCTTTTATTAGTTTATTGATATATTTAACATAGTTATCTATCTTAATACTTTAATAGTCTAGAGATAGacattttttggtaaaaaaagttaaaaatttctaGCATACTAGATGCATTAGATCAATAGATGTGGATCGCACAATGGAGTTAGAATGATTCTAATTGGAGAACACGCATGTTCCATTGGGAAGACATTATCTCTTCCTCACTACTTTTCTTTTCGTCAAGCCGATTCTGATTCGGAGCCTTCTCACTCACACATCTCTTCTCACTCTCCCTGGAATTCTGGCGAAGATAGAGTCCGATCGGAAGAGGAAGAAGTCTCCGGTGGTGCCGGCGGAGCAGAAGGAGAAGCATAAGCCGCATTCGAACAAGACGAAGAACATATCGTACTGTAGCAACAGCCATGGTGGTGATGGAGGTGAGGTTAGGGCATCGCACATACTGCTGAAGCACCAAGGTTCCTCACTACTTTCCTTTTTGTGAAGCTGATTCTGATTCGGAGCCCTCTCAGTGACACATCTCTTCTCACTTTCTCTGGAATTCCGGCAAAGATAGAGTCCGATCGGAAGAGGAAGAAGTCTACAGTGGTGCCGGCGGAGCAGAAGGAGAAGCATAAGCAACATTTGAACAAGACGAAGAAGATGTCGTACTGCAGCAACAACCACGGTGGTGATGGAGGTGGGGTTAGGTATCACAAAAATATCTATTTACTTAGTAGAGGAAGTGAAAAAGTGTTGTTAACATTTCCTATTATGTTTAGATATTGCTTGAGCAGTTAAATATCATTATGAATTGTCGTTTTTCACTCTGCAATTTTTGATTTGTTAGCAACTTATCACGATAAATAGGTCACTCCCAATTTATTTTGCAGAAAACTTCAAATACTGCTAGAGGATGGGAACCATCTTCATAAATTTGGTTGTTAAAGGGGTGTTTTCATTTACACTGATATATGATCAATTGAGATTTGTGTTGGAATTATTCCAAAATTCCAAAGGGCATtgtgtttgaatttggatggctTGATTTGTTAGTTTGTTACCTTTTGGATTGATGCTTTTTTTCCTTCTGGTTGTGAGTTAATTGTGTGTTTTGAGAATCAGTTTTATGCTTGTTAATTATTGAGATGAAATACTGGTTTATGAATTCAGGGAGTCAAGTAGAGGATATGGTAACTAAAGCTGGTGGATATAACAGAGTAGTAGAAGAGAATAGGAAATTATTTAACATGGTTCAAGATCTGAAAGGTTGAATTTTTAATTGCTTATTTAATTAATGGCCACTTTCTCTTTATATATTATTGACCAAAGTTAATTTTGTCAAACTTTTCAAATCCAAATGATAGGTAATATTCGAGTTTACTGCAGAATCAGACCCACATTCCAGGCTGAATCCAAGAATATTATTGATTTCATTGGGGAGGATGGTTCTATATTCGTTTTAGATCCATCCAAAACATTGAAAGATAGAAGGAAACTTTTTCAGTTCAATTGGGTTTTTGGTGCAAAGGCTGGCTAAGGTAGAGTTCCATATGCTGATTATAGAAATTTCCGCTCCCCTTCCCTCTCTTTTACATCattttattgaaatttattttaacttTGTACACAGATGAGGTTTTTAAGGACACAGAGCTGTTAATTAGATCCGTGATGGATGGATATAATATTTGTATTTTCACATATGGTAAAACTAGATATGGGAAAACCTACACCATGGTAAGATAAAAGAAGTATGATACACATTACATTCGTTCTTCCATATATTAATTAATGCAGACACAGACCAATGAAATAACACTGCTTACTATATATGCAAACTTAAACCAATTATATATCCatctaatattttttgtttcttctttcttttggcaGAGTGGTCCATCAGGTGGAACGTCTAAGGATATGGGGATCAATTATCTCGCTCTTAACGATTTGTTTCGAATGTCTACTGACAGAAAAGACATTATGACATATGACATTTATGTTAAAATGGTCGAGGTTTACAATGAACAAGTTAGAGACCTACTTGCTGAGGACAAAACATATAATAAATTAGAGATTAGGAGCTACAATGATGATGGATTGAGTCTTCCTGATGCTACATTGCGTCCGGTGACATCTACAAGTGATGTTTTGACCCTCATGAAACTCGGTGAGGTCAACCGTGCTGTCAGTTGCACTACACTGAACAATAGGAGTGGACATTCCCAcaggtaatttttaaaatttgttcagACCCTGTAACTTAAATTTAAATGTTTAATACAGACACTAATAATAAAGATTGTTTAATTCAGTGTACTTACCGTGCATGTTCACAAAAAAGATACATCCGATAACACCATTCGCAGTTGTCTACATTTGATAGACCTTGCTGGAAGTGAATGAGTAGACAAGTCTGAAGTCACAGGGGAAAGACTAAAAGAAGCACAATTCATTAACAAGTCTCTTTCTTGTTTGGGAGATTTGATCACAGCACTAGCTCAAAAGAATTCTCACATTCCATATACAAATAGCAAACTCAGACTTCTTTTGCAGGACTCCTTAAGTACACACTATTGAtgaactgtttgaattttttggTGAACTGTTTCActtataaattctaatttaggATAGAAAAAGATTGGAGCAACTTTACTCTGAGCTATTTCTGATGTTAGTTTATGATTGCATTCTTATGGATGCTGAAAGGGGTATTGGCTGTCGTTTCTGATATTAAAGGAAGCATTGCTATTTATGTTCAGATAATTTGAAGGTTAGCCTTCTTTTAAACCAGCTTCTCCTTAATGATTTTCTATCACATCTTTTGATGGAGTTTGTTTTTTTTAACTCCTAATTCTTATACCATTATTATAACTATATATTTTCTTtagactaaattataattttagttctCATATGattcaatttatttataaacCTATTTTTGGAAAATGgatattttaagttttcaaatGTCATCTTAATTTGATAGaagttttaaatttcattttgtacttgaagataattgatatatttaatatttaattttctttttttttctttttggtttgtgGGTTAATTAGAAACTTTATTCTAGAGTACATATAAACAATTATTATctacataaaatttattttttttatgttataaaagTTATTCATTCGGCCGatataagaaaaaaggaaagattagtttaaaaaaatattaggaagattttattattaaaaaaaatttttaatgataaaattattaacaataattaatttttcttttaaaaggtATCATAGTCAAGGGGAAgaactatatttttttataaaaaaataaatacattcttaattttttttacttatttttgttaatttatatgttaatctcttttatattTCGTAAAATTTTCGTTGATTAATTATTtcgttagtttttattttttctgtgattttccatcatttttttctctaattatcaatagaaaataaaaatcgaaaaaatattgtgaaaattagttaaattttgggacagataaaatttattgatatcaaaaactctgaaatgaataaaaaaattatattatgatatatttttctcaatatttagttatttttagttatcataaatatttaaaaaatttgtgatTAATAATTGTGAAATTAATTGTATTGTCTAATGATTAATTTCTGATAACCGTTCTTTTAGTGTCatttattttaaagaaattatctagattattttatttataatcttATATCTTCTATTAGTATTTTTACCTCTTTAACATTACCAACGAAACATTAAAAAACCAAAGGTCACTCTTTGTTCTCCCACCCCCTCCCTACCCCCACACACACGCAATAAAAAAACAAAGGTCACAAACAAGACACGCACAcgcaataaaaaaaaagttacaaagaAGACCTAACGCAGTGACCGTCCATCCTCTGTCTCTGGGGTCTCAGCTCACTCAATCCAAAAAGACACCGCCTAACTTTTTGCAGAGTTAAACCCCAAATCATCCTACAAGATACAAACTTGTCGTCATCTCCAGTGGTCCCGGCCTCTCCATTTCGTTCAACAGGTAAATTTTCTGACAATCGAATAACAAGTTAAGGTTTTGCCCTAACTGTTGCAGTCCCAACATAATCTTCTcttcactcttttttcttttgcttttcttttcatttttcgtaGCTTTCCTTTCGGTCATTTCATCAACTAAAGTTTTGTCTTTTAAAAATATCTGGTTAATACCTTTATGTGAATAGACTCAGTTCAAGTatcttttgtgattttttttgactaatactaaaatttttgttgctCTCGCATGTTGCTGAGTCTTAATTTGAACTAATATAAGAGATTGTCATATATTTTGGCATGCATATATCATCCAAGGATATGTCCAACATCTTATTCTTATtaagttctttttttttatgatttttgttaGTAGGTTGTAACACGTGGGTAGCTACTATTTTTGTTAATCATCTTGATTAGGAAGCTACATTAAGGTAACATATATACTAAAATGTAAGTTATTAACATGAGAGAAGTTCAAAGGATAATAATAGGaagctattttttattaatttctttttagcAAGTTAATTAATTCAGTTTCACTGTAGTTGTATTGGCCGTGTGAAATTCGGTAATTTTGGTATTACTATATTGTAtccaataagaaaaaatattaagcagataatttaaaatatttttaagagtaaaaaaaaagaaaatcatatttataatttttaaatattgattctggtcttttatattttaatattgatctaatttttttatattttcttttttttcatatcgTTTGTAATGCATATTTCAATTAACAAATTCATAATTCATGATTGtttgtttaaattattattagtaatagtGGTTGGCTTTTTGAAACTTCTCAACATTATAATTAGCATTAGTAGACATTTAATTTACTAGAATAAATAACGATATTTTTGTTTatctatttcttcttttatttatcaATGGTTGCTACTCCTTCTTTATGTTTGTTCTTTATGTTTTTGGATTCAATTTTATCACCTGTTTTTCTTGAATTTGTTGAAATCTCCTATTAGGGTTTACTTTATTATAATGCTCTTTTTTACAGTAAGAGACGagatcttttctttcttcttgaatCTTTATACCAAGTCTCTCTATCTGATAAGGCTGAATGGTGATGGATGCCAATAGAGAAGATCCAAATAGGTATGGTGCTGAGTATTAGAGAAGATGTTTTTTTTGCTGCATTTTCAATTCCATTGAAGTCTCATTTACTTTTCCGTTGAATATATTTTAGattaacttttgaaaattttaatgtcGATTAAATATCGATGTTATGGTAtctatagttttttttaaattctttcttagatatttttcatattgtaatttaattttattggctTCTTATTTATATGTAGGCCAGATTTCAGAAGTTGTCGTAATCTATAAAATATGTTGTATAGTAGTTTTCCAAAGTGATTTCTTGGGTATTTTTCATTAATATGCTTTTAATTTGTTACTTTTTTTGTATACTTAGTCAGTTGGTTTCTTAGTTAAAAATCTCAGTCTTAGATTCTTATCATGCCATTATGTGCTAATAGGAGGTTTTTGGCAACGCAACAATATTGGCCCAACGGAAAAGAACTGATTTTTAGATTTCGCCTTTTCAATAACCAGGTAACGAAATATATTATGGAATATTATATCATGCATGTTAACCAATTAAAGCAATGGGTTAAATCTTTAACTTTGAAtggtttgtttttaatttatattcagTTTAGTGGTCTTTTCTATCCTCCTCTTGATAGTTTCTTTTTCCTATTAGATGAGTTTGATTAGCTAATTCTAAGTTCCTGATCTTTCTAATCTCAAATGGGTATAGACTATAACAactctaaaaatattatttttgataaattatcaatgtccattcaaaataaataatataatctttACTAATCATACATATATTGATATTGACTTTAAAAATTCTGCATTTATTAATACGTGAAAAGAtgattcgaaattcatgtacatGATTTGGTTTCAGAATCCATCAAGATAACAacaatttctttttcattgtttctttcaAAACTTCAGTATTTTTTCTTGGACATTCAAAAAGACCTCATATGTGTTAGTTACTTAGTTACCTATTTTTGTGATGCTCATTATAATGTCAGTTCATTTACGTGATTATTGTTCTCTTGTGTTACTCAGTTGGTAATAATGGTAGATTTAAAGGTATATATACCTCTCTTTGCTAAATAATTAGGTAAAATTATGTGAAgcatttttagcatgttttgttacaCATGAATTAACTTTgggaataaatttaaatatagggTGAGAGACCTCTTCCCTCAAGTTTTGTTTCAACTCACGGCGAAGAATTAAGGCCAATGTTCTATGTCATTGACGAGTTAGATAATTGTTTAGTGCTAGAGGTGATAAGAAAGAATGATCAGTTGCTCATAACTGACTACTCATTTGAACAGATTAGAACTTTCTATTTTATTGATAGAAGGGCATCTGTTCAATTTAGGTATGTCGGTTTTagaaattttttctttcattgtGGAATCACGACAACCAACCCATCCAAGTTCTCCTTGATCCTGATTGCTATGTGCCTGAGCTAATGGACCCAGAGACACTTGATAATGTATCAAGAGTGTTCCACATAAAGTATACCAGGATTGATGAGGACTCATCAGCTGATGTGATGGTTCTATCTGGGTCTGAACCATCTAATTATCAGTTTTATCAGATGGTGATGAAAACAATGACCAAGATGGGACACTGGTTGGGGATAATTCGCATAATCTGATAGATTTGTCTAGTGGAAGCACTTTATCATTGGAGGTCAACGAACAAAGTAACGCGACAAACGAATTATCTAATCATAGGTAATGCAAAATGTAACTTTTTTTCCTTGTGTTTTGGATTTTAATATCATGGGATAGCTTGCTATTTTTTAGTATGGTGACTAATATATTcatattatcctgaattagaTACACTCCAGAGGTTTATTATGAAAAGATCATTACAGCTTCGGATCTGGGTCAATCTAGATTGGTAACTTGATCTCAAAAGAgtggtttcttttattttttttcttgcaagCTTATTGAATATTCTTCCTAAATCTGTTATTCATTGTGTATGAAAAAATTATGTTTATCTTAACTATGAATTATTTGTTGCAGTATTTGGCTTCGAAATTTGCTGCGTATCTTAAACTATCTGGAGATGGTTCGATTTGGATGATCACTGGTCCAAATTTCAATGTAGAGAAGAATGTGTTCTTTTTCCACTTACTGAAAAGTGGAGGAAGAGGTGAAGAATGGAAGTTTGGGGTCGGGTGGAATGAATGTTGTAGAGTATATAATTTAAAGGAGGGGGACATCATTACCTTGAAACTCGGCTCGATAGCTAACCGCCAGATAGAGTTGTCGATTCAGCGATGTTAAGCCTCCTATGTATAACTCTATTTGATACATATTTTGAATTATATGTTAAGttgttttggatattttttttattaatgaacaaatttatatatgttgaaaatattttgttttggtaTTAATAGGTATTTTGATGTTATGTGTTTTTAAGATTATACGTAATAATAAACTATATCTCTATTgaactttttttttatgtttaataattattagtatattttattatcttttattattttaaaaaatatgttatacCATTTATTGACATATTGAGTAATTAttgtattctattattttattttaatgtagtgataattttgtaattattcaaAGTTAATACAACAtatctatttttataaaatatattttagttatattcttaatttttttttaaaaaatttaaatttcgtgAACCCCGCACGTGTTATCACGCTAGTATATTTGAGAAAATAAGGGGAGTGAACTGTTAATAAAACTTGTCTAACGAGTATGTTAGTACGATGACATGGCCATTAAGTGTTATGCTAGAAGGGATACAATTAGCATTAGGTAATGCAATGAGATTTAGCCTTTATTAAACCAATGACTATATTAAGATCCATCCAAATAAATGCAAGAAACACATCTTTAGATTTAATGACTCATATTTTCTCATTCTTACATTTAATAAACTACAAAATCCATCTTTCTAAAAATCAATACATTTAAGTTCAAAATAAAGcataatataaacaaaaataacaaattttaaattttaaagtttaaattctaaattttaaactctaaatattaaatctttttttattctaACATTTACTTTTTAATAGTGTGTGAtggaataatgataatgataatgatataaaacattcattaattaataattctattcatattagtaattttaaaaagttttgtagCTCCGCTCCTCAAGCAAAGGCCGAATTAAGTACTTAGTTAAaacatttattttcaaaaattaaataaacaagaaGAATAATATCGAATTATATGAGTATATCTCTATCAAATTATCCAATACACAACCAAACAAAAGCTTATCTtagaataataagaataataatgataactaataataaaagcCTTCCCTTATACGTCCATGTCCTGATGTCCATCCCACACATAAAGGCACATGCATGCAATTTTCCTAATTAGTGGAGGGACATGTAACATGAAGTGGGAGCCAATTAGAGAGatttgcaaatatatatatatatatatatatatatataagcaccgACCCCAACGTTCCTTCTTTTTACTCACTCACTCACTTGGATTTGTTCTCCTTTTGGGACTGAAGACAAGCAGCTAGTCTACATGAGAGATGTGACTATATGAGAGATAATGAGATTATTATACTTAatttgctcttttactttttgttttatgatTTATTTAGTATATAAGTTGTTAAAAAGGATAATTTAATCTTGCAAATCTCAGGTTAGTCTTATTATATACATTTTGTCCCATATTAAGTTTGTAATTTGGAAACATTTTAGCAGTTTCAATCAACATctcattaaacaaaaataaaaatcaataatattAAAGATACAATAATAActcaaaattatcttatttaatttaatatatttataattttatttatataatatttatagtcACATATTTGTtatatctaatattatttaattattttaacaaaaattaaagaatataaaataatgtaaataataattaaaaatacaaaatattttcagCTGCatcatttagttaattttttagtatctcataaatatttttgaataaaaatttaggatcaaattaattgTTATATCCTACGTATGAATTTATTGAactggtgtatatatatatatatatatatatatatatagtaataagcTCGCATTAAATAATCGGGGAGACATAGCAATTGGCTTCATGAACATCTAAATAAAATCAACAATGTTAGGAAACTAACTTTATATAAGTCAAGAATCAGCCAAGTGATAAACTAAAGGTACCGATGACTTTAATCAGATATTGCTACTGATAGGCACacggatgtttctttttttttgtaaattggatggttttcgatatgatttctatgtttcatgtgttacgcattaataaaatataattaattatatgaacCAACTAATAAATGATTAAAACATCTGTTTCGTGATTCTTTTCTATCACTAGCGTATCTTCCCTCATGTTTTGAACgtggtcaacaataatttaaaaaataaattaaattataaattaataaaactaattataattaattatgttgttccATTCTTAGCTGATTATTAGTTGATTTCATATACTTTTCCAAACAAAATTAAATGTTCTTTTGTTTTCCCTTGCATGGCGTCATTTAAAAAtacctttcttttattttgagacTCATTGACTATATATTACCAATGAACATGAGTAGCGACAGTGAGACTCCTCATACTATGTGGCGAGCCCCGTAAAGATTTCATTTCaatgactttttt is a window from the Arachis hypogaea cultivar Tifrunner chromosome 1, arahy.Tifrunner.gnm2.J5K5, whole genome shotgun sequence genome containing:
- the LOC140183676 gene encoding kinesin-like protein KIN-14L; this encodes MVVMEVSDTSLLTFSGIPAKIESDRKRKKSTVVPAEQKEKHKQHLNKTKKMSYCSNNHGGDGGSQVEDMVTKAGGYNRVVEENRKLFNMVQDLKGNIRVYCRIRPTFQAESKNIIDFIGEDGSIFVLDPSKTLKDRRKLFQFNWVFDEVFKDTELLIRSVMDGYNICIFTYGKTRYGKTYTMSGPSGGTSKDMGINYLALNDLFRMSTDRKDIMTYDIYVKMVEVYNEQVRDLLAEDKTYNKLEIRSYNDDGLSLPDATLRPVTSTSDVLTLMKLGEVNRAVSCTTLNNRSGHSHSVLTVHVHKKDTSDNTIRSCLHLIDLAGSE